A window of the Bifidobacteriaceae bacterium genome harbors these coding sequences:
- a CDS encoding DUF3800 domain-containing protein — protein MRLCYVDEAGNAGVYAPVDPASTPVFVVAGVSVDAAVVPDLTMAYLRLKARFEPSLGRRELSEAISHEVKGASLRRDIREEGSRDTRRRAIGFLDKTVRLLESRGARLFGRVLVKRPGEVYSAASTYPSAVAVMAETFARQLADLGARGLMVLDSQTKVKNEGNVHTITTRRFRRGGGVFPELIESPVFGHSDTHPALQIADVVASGLAYPAACAAYSVLDGSTPHLSPSYDLVRRMLGNRLAALEYVYVNDTGSRRGGFHVIDRVEGRPGRLLLGTSAGRSKSSDAPD, from the coding sequence GTGCGCCTGTGCTACGTCGATGAAGCAGGGAACGCGGGCGTGTACGCGCCGGTGGATCCCGCGTCTACGCCTGTCTTCGTGGTGGCCGGCGTCAGTGTGGACGCCGCCGTGGTGCCTGACTTGACGATGGCGTACCTACGCCTGAAGGCCAGATTCGAGCCGTCGTTGGGCCGCCGGGAGTTGTCGGAGGCGATTAGCCACGAGGTCAAGGGAGCGTCGTTGCGGCGCGACATCCGTGAAGAGGGTTCGCGGGACACGAGGCGGCGCGCGATTGGGTTCCTGGACAAGACGGTGCGTCTGCTGGAGTCGCGCGGCGCGCGGCTGTTTGGGCGGGTCCTCGTCAAGCGGCCCGGCGAGGTCTACAGCGCCGCGTCAACATACCCGAGCGCTGTCGCGGTGATGGCGGAGACGTTCGCGCGGCAACTCGCCGATCTGGGAGCTAGGGGTTTGATGGTGTTGGACTCGCAGACCAAGGTGAAGAACGAGGGCAATGTCCACACGATCACGACGCGCCGATTCCGCCGAGGCGGCGGAGTGTTCCCGGAATTGATCGAGTCGCCGGTGTTCGGTCACTCGGACACTCACCCGGCGCTGCAGATCGCGGACGTTGTCGCGTCGGGATTGGCGTACCCGGCGGCGTGCGCCGCCTATTCGGTCTTGGACGGGTCGACGCCGCATCTGTCGCCGTCCTACGATCTGGTGCGGCGCATGCTCGGGAATCGGCTCGCCGCCCTGGAATACGTTTACGTCAACGACACGGGCTCCAGGCGCGGTGGGTTCCACGTCATTGACCGCGTGGAGGGTCGCCCCGGCCGACTCTTGCTCGGCACTTCCGCAGGTAGGTCCAAGTCCAGTGATGCGCCAGACTAA
- a CDS encoding Abi family protein, which translates to MSTYSKPHLTYQQQLALIKSRGTACPDDAGAIRLLEAIGYYNLTGYLYPYRRPAPSSKGRLDVFRPGTDLRDVETLIEYDRQLRNCLLDGARLIEVAARARVAYVLGQRDLFAHVAMKCLGKMACGRRFARGKRTDTAFNWWLAKYNSLQERAQKEPFVGHNLTKYGQPLAIWIACELFDFGAVTDIYELMPYSDRKAWAAGLSAERTMRTWLRSMNHVRNACAHNKRLWNRVLTVKPALQARDLPADWQDKAYPGEAELAAYPAANDLDGLRIDLPGLSARDVPGR; encoded by the coding sequence GTGAGCACCTACTCCAAGCCTCACCTGACCTACCAACAGCAGTTGGCGCTGATCAAGTCCAGGGGCACGGCGTGCCCCGACGACGCCGGAGCGATCCGGCTCCTGGAGGCCATCGGCTACTACAACTTGACAGGGTACCTCTACCCGTATCGACGCCCCGCGCCCTCTAGTAAGGGCAGGCTTGACGTCTTCCGGCCCGGCACCGACCTGCGCGACGTGGAGACACTCATCGAGTATGACCGCCAGTTGCGCAACTGCCTTCTCGATGGGGCTCGGCTGATCGAGGTGGCCGCTCGAGCCAGGGTCGCCTACGTCCTGGGTCAACGCGACCTGTTCGCCCACGTCGCCATGAAATGCCTGGGCAAGATGGCCTGTGGTCGCCGTTTCGCCCGAGGAAAGAGGACCGACACGGCCTTCAACTGGTGGCTGGCCAAGTACAACAGTCTCCAGGAGCGGGCGCAGAAGGAGCCGTTCGTCGGCCACAACCTGACCAAGTACGGCCAGCCTCTGGCCATTTGGATCGCGTGCGAGTTATTCGACTTCGGCGCGGTCACGGACATCTATGAACTGATGCCGTATTCGGATCGCAAGGCCTGGGCTGCAGGGCTTTCAGCGGAACGCACCATGCGGACCTGGTTGCGGAGCATGAACCACGTCCGCAACGCCTGTGCCCACAACAAACGCTTGTGGAACCGGGTGCTAACCGTGAAGCCTGCCCTGCAAGCCAGGGACCTGCCCGCCGACTGGCAGGACAAGGCATACCCCGGCGAGGCCGAGCTGGCCGCCTACCCAGCCGCAAACGACCTCGACGGCCTGCGCATCGACCTGCCTGGTCTCAGCGCCCGCGATGTGCCGGGCCGTTAG